Proteins encoded by one window of Cannabis sativa cultivar Pink pepper isolate KNU-18-1 chromosome 4, ASM2916894v1, whole genome shotgun sequence:
- the LOC115713630 gene encoding uncharacterized protein LOC115713630: MVIKMDVDVVNDLFEDRDKDIILSIPLSTTRIEDQWYWLHENTGCYSVKSSYKWIQENKGQWSTAMESSFWRVFWKTKVPPKVLHFAWKAVCGCLPTRVQLQTKHVPVQLQCVFCNREEESIMHVLVHCQFARSCWFRSAVSLGQVAAATFGDWLQDVLSRGHVGMFEEALMTSWSIWKARNDLLWNKKAQVAADVVFSARTVFNHWNNARSNRFEPLPAIVNTLCTSEHWIAPEMNWVKVNVDGAIFASTQSYGVGGIARGSDGRLIEAFCLHKADCVQPSLVEAIGVKEALSWIKEKGWQRIILEADSLVVVQALESNVEMQSVFGSVIVDCINLLNSLVNVYVRFVKRSANNTAHCLARGACYWSDCIFVSSNVPSAINIVVSADLAFLF; encoded by the exons ATGGTTATTAAAATG GATGTGGATGTGGTAAATGATTTGTTTGAGGACAGAGACAAAGATATCATTCTAAGCATTCCATTAAGTACAACCAGAATAGAAGATCAATGGTATTGGCTTCATGAGAATACTGGCTGTTATTCGGTCAAATCTAGCTACAAATGGATACAAGAGAATAAAGGGCAGTGGTCTACTGCTATGGAATCAAGTTTCTGGCGTGTCTTTTGGAAAACTAAAGTCCCTCCGAAGGTGCTGCACTTTGCTTGGAAAGCTGTATGTGGTTGTCTCCCTACACGTGTTCAGCTCCAAACAAAACATGTCCCTGTTCAACTGCAATGTGTGTTCTGCAACAGGGAAGAGGAGTCGATCATGCATGTTCTGGTACATTGCCAGTTTGCTCGTTCGTGCTGGTTTCGATCTGCCGTCTCTCTCGGTCAAGTTGCAGCTGCAACTTTTGGTGATTGGCTCCAGGATGTGTTGAGTCGTGGTCATGTAGGCATGTTCGAGGAAGCGCTAATGACTTCTTGGTCCATTTGGAAAGCGCGTAACGACTTGCTTTGGAATAAAAAGGCTCAAGTTGCAGCTGATGTTGTTTTTTCTGCACGAACAGTCTTTAACCATTGGAATAATGCTCGCTCAAACCGTTTTGAGCCGCTGCCTGCAATAGTCAATACACTTTGCACCAGCGAGCATTGGATTGCACCAGAGATGAATTGGGTTAAGGTAAATGTGGATGGGGCAATATTTGCATCTACACAGTCCTATGGCGTTGGTGGTATAGCCCGTGGAAGTGATGGCAGGCTTATCGAAGCTTTTTGTCTACATAAGGCCGACTGTGTGCAACCATCTTTAGTGGAAGCAATTGGTGTGAAAGAGGCGTTGAGCTGGATAAAGGAAAAAGGATGGCAACGCATAATACTAGAGGCAGATTCACTGGTGGTGGTTCAAGCCCTTGAAAGCAATGTCGAAATGCAATCTGTTTTTGGTTCAGTGATTGTTGACTGTATTAATCTTCTTAATTCTTTGGTCAATGTTTATGTCCGTTTTGTTAAGCGATCTGCTAACAATACCGCCCA